In the genome of Bradyrhizobium sp. CIAT3101, one region contains:
- a CDS encoding protein phosphatase CheZ, producing MAVHRKRFRVEDIAGGEMPILDVAEEAGPMHSEIMAELRAIRAQMAKGAAPLTGSAAMAAIDASTAQELSDARTMLETYRAQIEQCEKLKVELDLIHDAIDRTKREIATLHGKSFDGGEMAKVNGELGAVVGGTEQATQQILEAAESIDQAASALGKVDSVDQQKRLADDIQERVISIFEACNFQDLTGQRISKVMTTMKFIEQHINAMMDIWGGVDAIKSHVPAPVDSRSEDEKLLNGPKLAGDVGHASQDDIDALFD from the coding sequence ATCGCCGGTGGCGAGATGCCAATTCTTGACGTAGCAGAAGAGGCAGGCCCGATGCATAGCGAGATTATGGCGGAGCTGCGCGCGATCCGCGCACAGATGGCGAAGGGCGCGGCGCCCTTGACCGGCAGCGCTGCCATGGCGGCGATCGACGCCTCCACGGCGCAGGAGCTTTCCGACGCACGCACGATGCTCGAGACCTATCGGGCCCAGATCGAGCAGTGCGAGAAGCTCAAGGTCGAGCTCGACCTGATCCATGACGCCATCGACCGCACCAAGCGCGAGATCGCGACCCTGCACGGCAAGAGCTTCGACGGCGGCGAGATGGCCAAGGTCAACGGCGAGCTCGGCGCGGTGGTCGGCGGTACCGAACAGGCGACCCAGCAGATCCTCGAAGCCGCCGAGTCGATCGACCAGGCGGCATCCGCGCTCGGCAAGGTCGACTCGGTCGACCAGCAGAAGCGCCTTGCCGACGACATCCAGGAACGCGTCATCTCGATCTTCGAAGCCTGCAACTTCCAGGACCTGACCGGCCAGCGCATCAGCAAGGTCATGACCACGATGAAGTTCATCGAGCAGCACATCAATGCGATGATGGACATCTGGGGTGGCGTCGACGCGATCAAGTCGCACGTGCCGGCCCCGGTCGACAGCCGCAGCGAGGACGAAAAGCTGCTCAACGGCCCGAAGCTCGCCGGCGACGTCGGCCACGCCTCGCAAGACGACATCGACGCGCTGTTCGACTAA